A single genomic interval of Rhinopithecus roxellana isolate Shanxi Qingling chromosome 11, ASM756505v1, whole genome shotgun sequence harbors:
- the AP3M1 gene encoding AP-3 complex subunit mu-1 isoform X3, with protein sequence MIHSLFLINCSGDIFLEKHWKSVVSQSVCDYFFEAQEKAADVENVPPVISTPHHYLISIYRDKLFFVSVIQTEVPPLFVIEFLHRVADTFQDYFGECSEAAIKDNVVIVYELLEEMLDNGFPLATESNILKELIKPPTILRSVVNSITGSSNVGDTLPTGQLSNIPWRRAGVKYTNNEAYFDVVEEIDAIIDKSGSTVFAEIQGVIDACIKLSGMPDLSLSFMNPRLLDDVSFHPCIRFKRWESERVLSFIPPDGNFRLISYRVSSQNLVAIPVYVKHSISFKENSSCGRFDITIGPKQNMGKTIEGITVTVHMPKVVLNMNLTTTQGSYTFDPVTKVLTWDVGKITPQKLPSLKGLVNLQSGAPKPEENPSLNIQFKIQQLAISGLKVNRLDMYGEKYKPFKGVKYVTKAGKFQVRT encoded by the exons ATGATCCACAGTCTATTTCTCATAAACTGTTCCGGTGACATATTTCTAGAGAAGCACTGGAAGAGCGTTGTGAGCCAGTCTGTCTGTGATTATTTCTTTGAAGCTCAAGAGAAAGCTGCTGATGTTGAAAATGTACCACCTGTCATTTCAACACCTCACCACTACCTCATCAGTATCTACCGGGATAAGCTCTTCTTTGTATCTGTCATACAGACTGAAGTGCCACCTCTCTTTGTAATTGAGTTCCTACATCGAGTTGCTGACACTTTTCAG GACTACTTTGGTGAGTGTTCAGAGGCTGCAATTAAGGATAATGTGGTCATAGTATATGAACTCTTAGAAGAAATGTTAGACAATGGATTTCCACTGGCTACCGAATCTaacattttgaaagaattaatTAAACCGCCAACAATTCTACGGTCTGTTGTCAACTCTATTACAG GCAGTAGTAATGTTGGGGACACACTCCCCACTGGGCAGCTGTCCAACATACCATGGCGTCGGGCAGGGGTAAAGTACACAAACAATGAAGCCTATTTTGATGTCGTTGAAGAAATAGACGCAATTATAGATAAATCAG gatCTACAGTCTTTGCAGAAATTCAGGGGGTCATTGATGCTTGCATTAAACTATCTGGAATGCCcgatctctccctttctttcatg AACCCTAGGCTTCTGGATGACGTCAGCTTCCACCCCTGCATCCGGTTCAAGCGCTGGGAATCTGAAAGAGTTTTGTCATTTATTCCTCCAGATGGAAATTTCCGACTCATATCATACCGTGTCAGCTCACAAAA tCTAGTGGCAATACCAGTGTATGTGAAACATAGTATCAGCTTTAAGGAGAACAGTTCTTGTGGCAGATTTGATATAACAATTGGACCAAAGCAGAATATGGGGAAAACTATTGAAGGAATTACAGTGACAGTTCACATGCCAAAAGTTGTGCTGAACATGAACCTGACAACCACACAAGGCAGCTATACATTTGATCCAGTCACCAAG gtACTAACATGGGATGTGGGAAAAATCACTCCACAAAAGCTCCCAAGTCTTAAAGGACTGGTAAATTTACAGTCTGGAGCCCCTAAACCAGAAGAGAATCCGAGCCTCAATATACAGTTTAAGATCCAGCAGCTTGCTATTTCAG GCTTAAAAGTGAACCGTTTGGACATGTATGGGGAGAAATATAAGCCATTTAAAGGAGTCAAATATGTCACGAAAGCTGGAAAGTTCCAAGTGAGGACATGA